From the Methanobacterium sp. BAmetb5 genome, the window TATCGTTCTGCATGCCGAGATATTTTGATACAATATAAGAAACAGCTTCAGCTTCTATTTCTTTCACTGCTTTATCTAATTTAATCCCAGTTGAGATATGGAGCTTGTAGTGAGCAACCTCATGTATTAAACTAGCCACCATAGCGGCTTCATTATCCTTTGGAGCAACTAAAATGCGTTCTTTATTTACATTGCCATTGCTCGTCGCCGAATACTTGACAACAACAGGCAATGGGCTTATCTGCTTTATTTTATCAAATGAAATATCACCTTTAACCTTGTCCGGATGCCCGAATTCAAGGTTTTCACCTTCAGTCTGGTTTACATCAAAGACATTCACATATTTGAACCCCTTAACAATGTACATGTCTTCATCTGTATCTTTATCCTTCACTTTCCTTTTTAATGGAGCTAAAATTCTTATAGCTTTTTCACCTTTGCATACAGTTCTACCGAGCTTTTGCCAATTCTTAAATCCACTCAACATACTTACTTGAGGATACTGCGCCCATGCGAGGATGACATTCCCGATGCTGTATTCATGTAGATTCAGGTTAGAGCTCCAAAGACTAATAAACTCATTTACTGCATCTATATCTTGAGAGAATGCTTGATCAATTATTTCATCAAGTTTTTCACTCAAAAACGAACTCAATTCAGTTCCTCTTTTCTCTTGTGGTATTTCAAATCTATCCATCGAATCACTCCTATTTTTTTATTAATTCACAAGGAGTGGATAGAAAGAATAAAAGCAACTATCAACCTATTCATACATGGATAGATGGATTTAAAATGGAAAGAAGGTACGGAAACATCTTCGAAGCGATGTAGTGGGGTAGGTGGTTCTTTTGTGGGTGAGGATTTTCAAAGCCACGGAATAAGGTACCCTAAAATAGTACTGGGGAAATCACATAATGTAATAAAAAATAATAAAAGAGTAAGATATTATGTAATCATTTTTCTATTTGTTTTTTAAGTTCATCCCATTCTGCATCGGTTATATGATTAAAATCGTCTGGATTTTCTTTTAAACGTTTTCCAACTTTATTTATAAAATTTTTAATTACTTCTACATCTTCATCCGATTTTAATTCAATGTTAGATTCTACATCATCCATTCGGCCTGTTAGTTCATTTACCGTAGCTTCCAAACTCTGAATTTTAAGATCCTTTTCATTCAGTTCTGACTGCCTTTTAAGGTCTTTTTCCTTCATTTCCTTCATTTCTTTCTTGATTTTAGTATACTCTTCACTGGTATAATCTTTTACACTAATTTCGTCTATCGAAAGAAATTCAAGAACATCTAAGTATCTTTTTTTGAGTTCTTCCGGGTCTGCTTTCCAATATGCCTGTTTATTTCTATCAATTTTGTGACCAACAAGATAATCAGCCAAAACATGATCTCCAGTTTTATTGATTATTGTAGAAATGAAATATTTCCTAAGCCCATGACTACGCCAGAATGCATAAGCCCCTTTTTCATTGGTTTTAAACCCTAATTTTTTCCCTATTCTATTAAAATTACTTGAAACATTATGTTTAGTTAGAGGTTCACCATCATGGTTAACGAAAAGTTCTTTATTTATGTTCGATATTCTGATTTTTTCATTTCGCCCATAAGACCTTTCTTTTAGATAATAAATGATATTTCTTGATACTTCTGGGGGAATAAAAGTATGATATCTATAATGTACCTTTTTTCTAGTAATTAATAAACTTAAAATAACATCATTAAGTTTTTCTTCATTTTTAAATAACTCTTCTACGGTATCTATTTTTTCATTAAGTGCCACACTTGTTGCATCCAAAATTTTCCTTATTGTTAAATTCCTCATTTCGGCTTGGGACATCCCGGTGAGTGCCATTAAGTATATTATTGTTTTGTCACGTATAGGGGAAATTTCAATCATTTTTTGGATTTCTTCTCGTTTTAGTAACCTTCCTTCATTTTTCTCTAAACAGAGGTCATTACCTTTAGTAGTTACATCTGGAACTTGAATTCCATTGTATTTGTAAAATGATTTAGCAGCGCTCAAATATACTTTAATAGTTTGTGGGGCTTTACCACTATCTTTAAGATGTTTTCTAAATTGTGGTAAGTAAAAATCAATATTTCTATCTGCCATTCGTGGGATTTGATTCTCTTCATACACAGCTTCTTCTTTTAATTCTTCTGGGGTCTTACCAATTAATTCACAATAATGTTTGAGACCTAAACGGTATAAAGATTCTGTAGATTCGGGATAATCTCCTTTTACAAACCATTTCTCAACTGGATCCGGTTTCATAGTTTTATTATTTCTTTTTTAATATATAAAATTATGGTTAAGTTAACCAGTTGGTAGAATAACGTTCGTTAGTCTCATACTATTAAGGTTGTCTTCATGGTATATAAAACTAACGTTCGTTCGTAACTAGATTCTAAAAATGTCAGAAAATAAAAAACGTAATCCTTCTTAAAAACTTAAAGTACAAGTTTATCCAGCGAAATTCTTCTTTTCCAGAATTATATCTATTGTTTTGCCTTTTTTTAAAGAAGTAAAAAAAATAAATTATTCTGGGGGGAAAACTTCAAAGAATAATTCTCTAAACTCACCCATTAATTCTTTAGGGAATTTTAAACCAACACATATTATTAGAACCCCGGTTCCAACTGTTCCTTCTTCACTGTTGGGGTCGTCTATTAATTCTTCATCAAAAACCAGATTTACCCTGGACTTTTCCTGAAGGAAATCCCACAGTGTTTCTTTTTCAGGGTTTTTACCGGATGCATTGATTTTATTACGGAGTGCTAGCTGTAGAAATTGCTCCCAATCTTCATATGCGCAAAATTCAATCCACACTGACCCTTTATAATCAATACATGAATTACAGGTTTCAATTTCCCAGTGAAAGAAGTTTTTAATAATATCCCCTATTCCTTCATCTACCAGGATATAAAAATCATCATCAACTTTAAGCTCTACCTGTTTATGTCCCATACAATCCCTCCTATTGGGTATACTTTATTTATTGTTTATTTTCTGAACAAAAAATAAGTAGTTATCACCATGGCGGTGGAAATAAATATGAGGGTGAAGGCTAACTTGGTTTATATATCTTTAAAGTACCCCCTCCGTTTCCTTTAAGAACAGTGTAGTGCAGGGCAAGTTGGTGGCACCGATTATCATACTATCATGGCGGCATTCCCACTTATCAAATTAAAATAAAAAAATTATATGTTGGTACCAACAAAACCAATTTTGAGGTTGGAATATTGACTGATAAAATTCTCCTGGTGGAAGATGAGAGTGTAGAGGCCACAGATACTAAGCATACACTGGAAAAAATGGGTTATGATGTTGTTTACATAGCTTCTAGAGGGAGAGAAGCTGTGGAAAAGATTTCCGAGCTCCAGCCGGATCTTATTCTAATGGATATTAGGCTAAAAGATGATATCAGTGGCATTGATGTGGTTGCTATGATCAAAGATCTAGGCATACCAGTTATTTTTTTAACGACACAGTCTGAAGAGTCTAACCTTGAAAAAGTCAAATTAACTGAACCATACGGTTACATAATAAAACCTTACGATGTTACTGAACTGAAATATGTCATAGAACTGGTTCTTTACAAAGATAGAATGGAAAAGAAATTAAAAACCAGTACTGAGTTCACTAATGCCCTTATAGAAGCTTCCAATGACATGTTTTTAATTGATCCTTCGGGGGTGATATTAAAGGCAAACGATGCAACTTCACGCCGGTTCAACGTTACCCCGGATGAACTGATAGGTAAGCCTTTAAGTCTATTCCTGCCGGAGAATATATTCCAGAATCGATGGGAACACCTGAAAGAAGCCATCAAAACCAGGGAAGTAGTGGAATTTGAAGATGAACGGGACGAAAAATACTTCCACCACCGTATATTCCCCCTAGTGGAAGAGGGGGAAGTGCAGAAGCTGGCAGTTTTCTTTCAGGAAATAACAGAACGCAAATCCTATGAACGAGAATTGATAAAAAATTCTCTGCACCTTAAAAAGGCTCAAGAACTGGGTCATATGGGTAGCTGGGATTGGGATATGGCAACTGGAGTTTTAAACTGTTCTGAAGAAATTTACAGGATATTGGGTGTGGATGAAACATTCCAGCCCACCTTTGAAAATATCGATGCCCAGATCCACCCTGATGACCGGGAGCAGTGTATTCAAAAGAGGGAGGAGTTATTCCGCAGGGGTGGTAAATGTGAGTACGAATTCCGCATATTAAGGCCGGATGGTGAGATTAGGCATTTAAAACAGTCGATTCAGGTATTATTTGATACAAATACCAAGTCAGTAGTGGCATTTGGGATAATTCAGGATGTAACTGAAATTGAAAAATCAAAAATAGCCCTGGTGAAGAGTGAACAGAAGTACCGGGATATATTTGAAAATGCTACAGAGGGAATTTACCAGACCACCCCGGATGGTAAGATCATTAATGCTAATCCTGCCTTTGCTCGGGTATTTGGCTTCGATTCTCCGGAAGAACTGATAGAAAATGTTCAGGATATTCAAAACGATCTATACGCCCATCCTGAGGATCGGGATGAATTTAAAAGGCGCCTGGAAACTGAGGGGGAAGTTAAAGATTTTGAAGTGGAATTTTTCCAGCTAGATGGAACTCAGGCCTGGGCGCTGGTCAATGCCAAGGCAGTTAAAGGTGGAAAAGACCATAGTAAATATTATGAAGGCATGGTAGTGGATATAACCCGGTTAAAACAAGCGGAAAAAGCAGTGACAGAAAGTGAGGAAAAATACCGGAATGTAGTTGAACAATCCTACAACGGAGTGGTACTTTCCAATGAAGAAGGAAGGATCATTGAATGGAACAGTAGTATGGAGGAAATAACTGGCCTGGCTGAGAATGAAGTGCACGGGAAATATGTATCCACCATAATCCTCCAATCTTTACCTTCCACCTTTAGCGACCAGCGGGCTTCCCATTTAAAGGAGGATATAGACCGGATCTACCAGAATCAAGAACTGCCCCCTTACTTAAAAAAATTGGAATACTCTTTTCAACGGCCAGATGGCCATGAAATATTTGTTGAGGCCCTTAACTTCCCCTTTAAATCCGGGGGAAAATTTTTCATGTGCACCATTATCCGAGATATTTCCCGCCAGAAAATAGCCGAGGAAATGACCCAGGACCATTTACAAAAGCTTATCATATTGAACAAGATTGTTAACATTGCCAACAACGCCCAAAACATCCATGATCTATTTAAAGGTGTTTTAAATTCAACACTATATTTATTGGGCTTTGAAAGTGGCAGTATCTATTTGCTGGATGAAAATAAGGAATTTGCAGAATTGGAGTATTATGAAAATCTTCCCGAGGAATTCATAGAAAAAGTAGAGAAATTGGAGGTGGCTAAAGAACCCTATTCTTCAATTTACCTGGAGGGAAAGGCTTTTTACAATTATCTTAAGGTTAGGCCAGTTTTGAAGGAATTTGGCTTTAAAGCAGTGGCTGTAGTTCCCTTCTTTTCGGCTCAAAAGGTGATCGGATCCATACACGTGGTCAGCCGGGAAAAAAACAGTATAAGTAGCCTGGAAATGGATATCCTGGAGACCATAGGTATGGAAACCGGGACAGTAATTGCAAAGATGTATTCCGAAGCTGCAATCCGGGATTCCCTGGCAGAAAAAGAAGTTCTTTTAAAGGAAATCCATCACCGGGTTAAAAACAACATGCAGATCATCTCCAGCCTTCTGAACCTTCAGCTTCAACATGTACATGAGGAAGAAGCCAGTGATGTCCTGATTGAAAGCCAGGGACGGGTGAAGACCATGGCCATGATCCACGAAAAACTGTACCAGTCACCGGACCTGGCCCGGATCCGGTTCAAAGATTACATTCAAAAGCTGGCCTATGATATCCTATACACCTACGGTGTTAAGGCCGGGAGCATTGAACTGGAAATGGATATTGATAACATTGAACTGGGCATGGAAACCTCCATCCCCTGTGGCCTGATAATCAACGAACTGGTAACCAACAGTGTGAAATACGCGTTTCCAGACAGTAAAGGGACCATAAAGATCCAATTCAAGGGTCAGGATGAGCTGCAACTCACCATCAAGGATGATGGGATTGGTCTGCCCCGGGAAATAGACCTGGAACACACAGAAACACTGGGCCTCCAACTGGTTTTAAATTTGGTCAAACAGTTAAATGGAGAATTAACCATCAACCGGAGCCCGGGAACAGAATACATCATAAAATTCAAAGAATTACAGTATAGCAAAAGATTTTAACGGCCAGTCAACATTTTAATGGCTGCACACGCTCTTAGAGAGATTAGCATGAGAAAAAGTGATAAAGAGATCAAAGACCCGGAGTTAATCCAGGAAATATTAAACCAATCTGAAGTATGTCGGGTAGCTTTATGTGATGATGGAAAGCCCTACATAGTGCCCATGAACTTCGGTTACCAGGACCCGACTTTATATCTCCACTCAGCCACTCATGGCCGGAAAATTGATATTTTAAGGAAGAATAATAATCTCTGTTTCCAGGCGGATATTGAAACCGGGCTGGTTACCTCCAAAATCCCCTGTGATTGGGGAATGAGATACCTGAGCGTGATTGGTTCGGGTAAAGCCTATTTCCTCCATGATACTGCCGATAAAAAAGAAGCACTGGATGTGATCATGAACAAATACTCCCCGGGAACTTCATCCCGCCCTGAAAAAACCTTCCAATACTCGGATAAATCCCTGAGTAGTGTTATAATTATAAAAGTAGAAATAGAAGAAATAACTGGTAAAAAATCAGGATTTTGAATGTGTTCGTAAGATGTAATGATTGGGGAGTGGTGATAAAGTGGACCGGTACAGTAGAGGCTGGGAAAAACTTAAAGAAATTGATGGTGAAGCTGGAGAAGCAGTGGTGGAAAGTTTAAAGGATATAACTCCTGATCTGGCCATATATATCATTGAATTTTCCTTGGAAGACTCTACAGTAGAACCGGAACCAGTCTCCTGGAGAAGGAAATTGCGGTGGGGTACGCCGGGTTCCCGGCAGCTATCAATGGTATAAACACGGCCAAAGAGGTGTTTGACCACTGTAATTTAATAATTAAGTTAAATCCAATATTGTAAAGTTATAGTTTTTCTATGGGGACAAGTGAATGGCAGAATTACCAGAACTTTTGATCTTAAGCAAACAAATGGATGAACAACTGCAGTTAAAGGAATTTGTCGGTGGAGAGCTCCGCCAGGAGAAATCATTAAACCTATCTCCCGGAGAATTCCTGGAGACAGTAAGGGGTAAAAAGGTATTAAAAGTTTACAATAAGGGTAAATGGATTTTCATCCAGCTGTCTGATGATTATCATCTACTGCTGAACTTGGGCATGGGTGCTGACGTGCTCTACCACAAAGAGGGGCAGGAGATACCTGAAGAATACCAATGCCTCTTCCAGTTCACCGATGGTTCCTACTTCACCTCCAAATTCTGGTGGATTGGAAGGGCCGAACTCCTGCCGGATGAGGAATTACCTCA encodes:
- a CDS encoding ArdC family protein, producing the protein MDRFEIPQEKRGTELSSFLSEKLDEIIDQAFSQDIDAVNEFISLWSSNLNLHEYSIGNVILAWAQYPQVSMLSGFKNWQKLGRTVCKGEKAIRILAPLKRKVKDKDTDEDMYIVKGFKYVNVFDVNQTEGENLEFGHPDKVKGDISFDKIKQISPLPVVVKYSATSNGNVNKERILVAPKDNEAAMVASLIHEVAHYKLHISTGIKLDKAVKEIEAEAVSYIVSKYLGMQNDKSKYYIRSWSMGTEELRGRGKKVVSTAEAIIREIESLS
- a CDS encoding site-specific integrase, with the translated sequence MKPDPVEKWFVKGDYPESTESLYRLGLKHYCELIGKTPEELKEEAVYEENQIPRMADRNIDFYLPQFRKHLKDSGKAPQTIKVYLSAAKSFYKYNGIQVPDVTTKGNDLCLEKNEGRLLKREEIQKMIEISPIRDKTIIYLMALTGMSQAEMRNLTIRKILDATSVALNEKIDTVEELFKNEEKLNDVILSLLITRKKVHYRYHTFIPPEVSRNIIYYLKERSYGRNEKIRISNINKELFVNHDGEPLTKHNVSSNFNRIGKKLGFKTNEKGAYAFWRSHGLRKYFISTIINKTGDHVLADYLVGHKIDRNKQAYWKADPEELKKRYLDVLEFLSIDEISVKDYTSEEYTKIKKEMKEMKEKDLKRQSELNEKDLKIQSLEATVNELTGRMDDVESNIELKSDEDVEVIKNFINKVGKRLKENPDDFNHITDAEWDELKKQIEK
- a CDS encoding PAS domain S-box protein; its protein translation is MTDKILLVEDESVEATDTKHTLEKMGYDVVYIASRGREAVEKISELQPDLILMDIRLKDDISGIDVVAMIKDLGIPVIFLTTQSEESNLEKVKLTEPYGYIIKPYDVTELKYVIELVLYKDRMEKKLKTSTEFTNALIEASNDMFLIDPSGVILKANDATSRRFNVTPDELIGKPLSLFLPENIFQNRWEHLKEAIKTREVVEFEDERDEKYFHHRIFPLVEEGEVQKLAVFFQEITERKSYERELIKNSLHLKKAQELGHMGSWDWDMATGVLNCSEEIYRILGVDETFQPTFENIDAQIHPDDREQCIQKREELFRRGGKCEYEFRILRPDGEIRHLKQSIQVLFDTNTKSVVAFGIIQDVTEIEKSKIALVKSEQKYRDIFENATEGIYQTTPDGKIINANPAFARVFGFDSPEELIENVQDIQNDLYAHPEDRDEFKRRLETEGEVKDFEVEFFQLDGTQAWALVNAKAVKGGKDHSKYYEGMVVDITRLKQAEKAVTESEEKYRNVVEQSYNGVVLSNEEGRIIEWNSSMEEITGLAENEVHGKYVSTIILQSLPSTFSDQRASHLKEDIDRIYQNQELPPYLKKLEYSFQRPDGHEIFVEALNFPFKSGGKFFMCTIIRDISRQKIAEEMTQDHLQKLIILNKIVNIANNAQNIHDLFKGVLNSTLYLLGFESGSIYLLDENKEFAELEYYENLPEEFIEKVEKLEVAKEPYSSIYLEGKAFYNYLKVRPVLKEFGFKAVAVVPFFSAQKVIGSIHVVSREKNSISSLEMDILETIGMETGTVIAKMYSEAAIRDSLAEKEVLLKEIHHRVKNNMQIISSLLNLQLQHVHEEEASDVLIESQGRVKTMAMIHEKLYQSPDLARIRFKDYIQKLAYDILYTYGVKAGSIELEMDIDNIELGMETSIPCGLIINELVTNSVKYAFPDSKGTIKIQFKGQDELQLTIKDDGIGLPREIDLEHTETLGLQLVLNLVKQLNGELTINRSPGTEYIIKFKELQYSKRF
- a CDS encoding pyridoxamine 5'-phosphate oxidase family protein, with the translated sequence MRKSDKEIKDPELIQEILNQSEVCRVALCDDGKPYIVPMNFGYQDPTLYLHSATHGRKIDILRKNNNLCFQADIETGLVTSKIPCDWGMRYLSVIGSGKAYFLHDTADKKEALDVIMNKYSPGTSSRPEKTFQYSDKSLSSVIIIKVEIEEITGKKSGF